In Crinalium epipsammum PCC 9333, the following are encoded in one genomic region:
- a CDS encoding PAS domain-containing protein, whose product MFTDQLDSLYRRINELYAKSGLQNSSELLPAAFKELATAAEELQVTLEELQQKNEEILDVYKTLEFERQRYQNIFDLAPQAYLVTDPRGIILEANFAAANLLKIAPKFVLGKPLANFILDQQRSGFCSELVALQKSDRQSEYILCMQPRSGESLDITLTLKTIRDSEGNLLTLHLLLRDITQRKLNINSLETNSYDPSIDYPKSFFSPGVNIPLNSKFIWLVCQGSVKLTTVFDNGEAAIMGLATPLMVFGSSLTSLETCQATAMSPQVELVSIPLIDIEHNPTLAQVLLPKISRRLQQTEAFLAVSAQRRVKDRLLQLLELLKQEIGQPVSAGTRLSIRLTHHDLANACCTTRVTMTRLLSDLQQKGQIIFDSKKHIIVFNPHLKSS is encoded by the coding sequence ATGTTCACCGATCAACTAGACAGCTTATACCGAAGAATTAATGAATTATATGCTAAAAGCGGGTTACAGAACTCTTCAGAACTTTTACCAGCAGCATTCAAGGAACTTGCCACTGCTGCCGAAGAACTACAAGTTACCCTAGAGGAACTACAGCAGAAAAATGAAGAAATCTTAGATGTTTACAAAACTTTGGAATTTGAACGCCAACGTTACCAAAATATCTTTGATTTAGCACCCCAGGCTTACCTAGTGACTGATCCTAGAGGGATTATTCTAGAAGCTAACTTTGCTGCGGCTAACTTGCTAAAGATAGCACCGAAATTTGTACTGGGCAAACCATTAGCTAACTTCATTTTAGATCAGCAACGCTCAGGCTTTTGTTCCGAGTTAGTCGCACTGCAAAAAAGCGATCGCCAGTCGGAATATATTCTATGTATGCAGCCACGTAGCGGCGAAAGCTTGGACATAACTTTAACCTTAAAAACTATCCGCGATAGCGAAGGGAATCTACTTACATTACACTTGTTGCTCCGAGATATTACGCAACGCAAACTAAATATAAATTCACTAGAAACAAATAGTTATGATCCCAGCATAGATTATCCAAAATCTTTTTTCTCGCCAGGAGTAAATATTCCTCTCAACAGTAAATTTATTTGGCTAGTGTGTCAAGGCTCAGTAAAACTGACAACTGTTTTTGATAATGGCGAAGCAGCGATCATGGGGTTAGCAACACCATTAATGGTATTTGGTTCTAGCTTAACTTCTCTGGAAACCTGCCAAGCTACAGCAATGTCGCCGCAAGTTGAGCTAGTATCCATTCCTTTAATAGATATAGAACACAACCCAACTTTAGCCCAAGTGCTTTTACCCAAAATTAGCCGTAGGCTACAGCAAACAGAAGCATTTTTAGCAGTTTCCGCACAGCGACGAGTAAAAGACCGCTTGCTACAACTATTAGAACTACTAAAACAGGAAATTGGTCAACCTGTAAGCGCCGGAACTCGATTGAGTATTCGCCTGACTCATCATGATCTTGCTAATGCTTGCTGCACTACTAGAGTAACAATGACTCGACTATTAAGTGATTTACAGCAAAAAGGGCAGATTATCTTTGACTCTAAAAAACACATAATTGTCTTCAACCCACACCTGAAAAGTAGCTAA
- a CDS encoding alternative oxidase, protein MLQFLVSILEFCLSRLYKDRFYPRFYVLETVSRVPYFAFLSVLHLYESLGLWHQADWIKIHFAESWNELHHLRIVEALGGGEYWLDRLFAHIGVFAYYWILVLPEERRPKIENLYDVFVEIRNDEMAHIHTMIACQRPDAKEQLKSPHSRDTLKKADC, encoded by the coding sequence ATGCTTCAGTTTTTAGTTAGTATTTTAGAATTTTGCTTGAGCCGTTTATACAAAGATAGATTTTATCCACGCTTTTATGTACTAGAAACCGTTTCGCGCGTTCCATACTTCGCTTTTTTGTCTGTACTTCACCTGTATGAAAGCCTTGGTTTATGGCATCAAGCTGACTGGATTAAAATCCACTTTGCTGAATCATGGAATGAGTTACATCATCTGCGAATTGTTGAAGCTTTAGGTGGTGGCGAATATTGGCTTGACCGTTTATTTGCTCATATTGGAGTGTTTGCTTATTACTGGATTTTAGTATTACCTGAAGAACGCCGCCCGAAAATTGAAAATCTTTATGATGTGTTTGTAGAAATTCGCAATGATGAAATGGCACACATCCACACTATGATTGCTTGTCAACGACCTGATGCTAAAGAGCAGTTAAAAAGTCCGCATAGTCGAGATACGTTGAAAAAAGCTGACTGCTGA
- a CDS encoding cob(I)yrinic acid a,c-diamide adenosyltransferase — translation MTRTGIGIRTASKRPERMAGQIHVYDGVGKGKSQAALGVVLRSIGLGINTDADTRVLLLRFLKGPGRSYDEDAAIEALKCAFPHLIDQVRTGRAEFFGHDEITRFDRSEAVRGWDVAKGAIASGLYSVIVLDELNPVLDLGLLAVEEVINTLNHKPEELEVIITGRAAPQALLDIADLHSEMKPHHHPIAQEQGIEGIEIYTGAGKGKSTSALGKALQAIGRGISQDQSHRVLIMQWLKGGSGYTEDAAIAALQQSYPSLVDHQRCGGDAIVWRGQQKELDYVEAERGWEIARSAIASGLYKTIILDELNPTVDLELLDERPIVEALLRKPRDTQIIITGRCLNTPAYFNLASVHSEMVCHKHYADRGVDLKRGVDF, via the coding sequence ATGACAAGGACTGGCATTGGGATTCGTACAGCATCAAAGCGTCCTGAACGCATGGCTGGTCAAATTCATGTTTACGATGGTGTGGGGAAGGGAAAGTCCCAGGCAGCTTTAGGTGTGGTTTTGCGTTCAATCGGATTAGGTATTAATACTGATGCTGATACGCGGGTTTTGCTGTTGCGGTTTCTCAAGGGGCCGGGAAGGTCTTATGATGAAGATGCGGCAATTGAAGCGTTGAAGTGTGCTTTTCCTCATTTAATTGACCAAGTGCGGACTGGTAGAGCCGAATTTTTTGGGCATGATGAAATTACCCGCTTTGATCGCTCTGAGGCGGTGAGAGGTTGGGATGTTGCTAAGGGCGCGATCGCATCTGGTTTATATTCTGTTATTGTCTTGGATGAGCTAAACCCTGTATTAGATTTGGGTTTGTTGGCTGTAGAAGAAGTTATTAATACGCTGAATCATAAGCCTGAAGAATTGGAAGTAATTATTACAGGTCGGGCTGCACCCCAAGCATTATTAGATATTGCAGATTTGCATTCGGAGATGAAACCTCATCACCATCCCATCGCACAGGAACAAGGAATTGAGGGAATTGAAATCTATACTGGTGCGGGGAAAGGTAAGTCTACAAGTGCTTTGGGCAAGGCTTTACAGGCAATTGGACGGGGAATTAGCCAAGATCAATCTCACCGAGTATTGATTATGCAGTGGCTAAAAGGTGGTAGTGGTTATACTGAAGATGCGGCGATCGCAGCTTTACAACAAAGTTATCCTAGTTTGGTAGATCATCAGCGATGTGGTGGGGATGCAATTGTTTGGCGGGGACAACAAAAAGAATTAGATTATGTAGAAGCAGAAAGAGGATGGGAAATTGCTAGAAGCGCGATCGCATCTGGTCTTTATAAAACAATTATCCTTGATGAGCTTAATCCTACTGTGGATTTAGAATTGTTGGATGAAAGACCAATTGTAGAAGCATTACTGCGTAAGCCTCGTGATACACAAATTATCATCACAGGTCGCTGTTTAAATACTCCTGCTTATTTTAATCTCGCTAGTGTTCACTCTGAAATGGTTTGTCATAAGCACTATGCTGATAGAGGGGTAGATTTGAAGCGCGGTGTGGATTTTTAG
- a CDS encoding PAS domain S-box protein: protein MLTATYDLRLVLLSIAIATIASYTALDLAGRVTAAIGKGRLLWLIGGAIAMGLGIWSMHFIGMLAYNLPIQMAYDPPIVIASMLVAIIASGAALFVASRKTMGCLPLFLGGTFMGLGIAAMHYTGMVAMQIDAVVHYNLQLVALSILIAIAASVTALWLSHRMRSETPGHSILPKIGAAVIMGSAIAGMHYTGMTAASFQLIPQAITPSFPVMNYSLLAVGIAIATMIILTLALIAALLEQYVRVQLSSAEVLRHSEQRFRSLAQNTSDIITILTANGIVTYISLSITSILGYESQDWLGKKAFDFVHPDELAKADRLLADTLADPAANIRAIMRFKHADGEWQDFEVIFNNLLDDPSVAGIVTTYRNVTERKQAALALENRIRQQANVAQLGQVALANTDLDSLIDRAVDVIVQTLAIEFSAVLELQPDNLELRLRAGVGWLPGLVGNITLKADSSSQAGYTLLAKKPVIIEDLRTEFRFSEATLLHNHRVVSGMSVIIPGSENPYGVLTAHTTQRRIFHPDDVYFLESVANVLSTAIERKQTETLLAMYKLLSEHTQDIMLFTRMNGEIIEANDAALKAYGYKEKEMRSLTLIDLKATPKQCIIPSQTEQADSIGLVYETLHRRADGSTFPVEISSRSTLLGDERVTLSIIRDVTERRRFEQALFREKELAQVTLQSIKDAVITADTFGRIKSLNPIAEKLTGWSGTEAENVALKDVFRIINESTNEPIESSVAKLLRGKQDDAFASTTLLIARNEQQYAIDYSAAPIRSREGEIMGVVLVFRDVTLSRQMARQLSWQASHDPLTKLVNRREFENRLQQAVDTAKYENQQHALCYLDLDKFKIVNDTAGHAAGDELLRQVTKLLKSHGRKSDVVARLGGDEFAILLYQCAIEQARPLAETILKQVQEFIFEYDNQMFTIGVSIGLVIINSETHSRDTALSLADAACYAAKSQGRNRICINTENSLQSIN from the coding sequence ATGCTCACGGCTACCTACGATCTTAGGCTGGTTCTGCTTTCAATTGCGATCGCGACTATTGCCTCTTACACAGCACTAGATTTAGCGGGAAGGGTGACAGCAGCTATCGGTAAAGGTCGTTTGCTGTGGCTGATTGGTGGTGCGATCGCAATGGGGTTAGGAATTTGGTCGATGCACTTTATCGGTATGTTGGCATACAACTTACCGATCCAAATGGCATACGATCCGCCAATTGTTATAGCCTCAATGTTGGTAGCAATCATTGCCTCGGGCGCAGCTTTGTTTGTTGCAAGCCGCAAAACAATGGGCTGTTTGCCCTTGTTTTTAGGGGGTACATTTATGGGATTGGGAATTGCTGCCATGCACTATACAGGCATGGTAGCTATGCAGATAGATGCTGTGGTTCACTACAATTTGCAATTGGTAGCACTAAGTATTTTAATTGCGATCGCGGCATCTGTTACTGCCTTATGGTTAAGTCACAGAATGCGGAGTGAAACCCCTGGACATAGCATTCTCCCAAAGATAGGTGCAGCAGTAATTATGGGCAGTGCGATCGCTGGAATGCACTATACAGGCATGACAGCCGCTAGTTTCCAACTTATTCCCCAAGCAATTACACCGTCATTTCCAGTAATGAACTATTCTTTGCTTGCTGTCGGGATTGCGATCGCTACGATGATTATCCTCACTCTAGCTTTAATCGCTGCCCTCTTAGAACAGTATGTGCGGGTGCAACTGAGTTCTGCTGAAGTATTACGTCACAGCGAACAACGATTTCGCTCACTAGCACAAAACACTTCAGATATAATTACTATTCTCACGGCTAATGGCATAGTTACTTATATTAGTTTGTCTATTACTTCCATCCTTGGCTATGAATCCCAAGATTGGTTAGGGAAAAAAGCCTTTGATTTTGTCCATCCAGATGAGTTAGCTAAAGCTGATCGGCTGTTAGCAGATACTCTGGCTGATCCAGCCGCTAACATTAGGGCTATCATGCGTTTCAAACACGCTGATGGTGAGTGGCAAGATTTTGAAGTGATATTTAATAATCTTTTAGATGATCCTAGTGTCGCAGGAATTGTCACTACTTACCGCAACGTTACAGAGCGTAAACAAGCTGCCTTAGCACTAGAAAACCGTATACGTCAACAAGCAAATGTGGCGCAATTAGGGCAGGTGGCGTTAGCAAATACAGACTTAGACAGCCTAATTGATCGCGCAGTTGATGTTATTGTCCAAACTTTGGCTATAGAGTTTTCAGCAGTTTTAGAATTACAACCAGATAATCTAGAATTGCGTTTACGCGCAGGCGTGGGTTGGTTACCAGGATTAGTAGGAAACATTACCCTCAAAGCAGATAGCAGTTCTCAAGCAGGTTATACTCTTTTAGCGAAAAAGCCTGTAATTATAGAAGATCTCCGCACGGAATTTCGGTTTAGTGAAGCAACTCTATTGCACAATCATCGAGTTGTCAGTGGTATGAGTGTGATTATCCCAGGTAGCGAGAATCCCTACGGGGTTTTGACAGCACACACAACCCAAAGACGGATATTTCATCCAGACGACGTTTATTTTCTCGAATCAGTCGCCAATGTGTTATCGACAGCAATTGAGCGCAAACAAACCGAAACTTTACTGGCGATGTATAAACTTTTGTCTGAACATACGCAAGACATCATGTTATTTACTCGCATGAATGGAGAGATAATTGAAGCCAATGACGCTGCTCTTAAAGCTTATGGTTATAAAGAAAAAGAAATGCGATCGCTCACCCTCATAGATTTAAAAGCTACCCCTAAACAGTGCATCATTCCTTCTCAAACAGAGCAAGCTGATTCAATTGGATTGGTTTATGAAACACTGCATCGTCGCGCTGATGGCAGTACTTTTCCCGTAGAAATTAGTTCTCGTAGTACTCTACTAGGCGATGAACGAGTAACATTAAGTATTATTCGTGATGTTACTGAACGCAGGCGGTTTGAGCAAGCATTGTTTCGCGAAAAAGAATTAGCACAAGTAACGCTGCAATCAATTAAAGATGCAGTAATTACCGCAGATACCTTTGGTCGAATTAAATCACTCAATCCCATTGCCGAAAAACTAACTGGTTGGAGCGGAACAGAAGCAGAAAACGTTGCTTTAAAAGACGTATTTCGGATTATTAACGAAAGCACTAATGAACCTATAGAAAGCTCAGTAGCAAAACTTTTACGAGGTAAGCAAGACGACGCTTTTGCCAGCACTACCCTGTTGATTGCTCGTAATGAACAGCAGTATGCTATTGACTATTCAGCAGCACCTATCCGTTCCCGTGAAGGTGAAATTATGGGTGTAGTGCTAGTATTTCGGGATGTCACTTTATCTAGACAGATGGCGCGTCAGCTATCTTGGCAAGCTAGTCATGATCCCTTAACTAAGTTAGTAAATCGCCGAGAATTTGAAAATCGCTTGCAACAAGCGGTTGATACGGCAAAATATGAAAATCAACAACACGCTTTATGTTATTTAGACCTTGATAAATTCAAGATTGTTAATGATACTGCTGGTCACGCAGCCGGAGATGAACTGTTGCGTCAAGTAACCAAATTACTAAAATCTCATGGGCGTAAAAGTGATGTCGTTGCCCGTCTTGGGGGTGATGAATTTGCTATATTGCTCTACCAATGTGCCATAGAACAGGCACGACCGCTTGCAGAAACAATATTAAAACAAGTTCAAGAATTTATATTTGAATATGACAATCAAATGTTTACTATTGGCGTTAGTATTGGCTTAGTTATTATCAATTCCGAAACACATAGTCGAGATACAGCTTTAAGTTTAGCTGATGCTGCTTGTTATGCAGCTAAAAGCCAAGGTCGCAATCGTATTTGTATTAATACGGAAAATTCTTTGCAATCAATTAATTAA
- the modA gene encoding molybdate ABC transporter substrate-binding protein, with protein MFVISCTANNQKSSTINIEKQQINVTVSAAISLSNALKEIKPIYQSKYPGVNISYNFGASGALQQQISQGANVDVFFSAATKQMDVLQKANLVVEGTRRNLLTNSLVLITAKDGVPLTDFKQLTDGKVKRIAIGEPKSVPVGQYSQELLTNLGIWQQVKPKVVFANNVRQVLTFVETGNADAGIVYTTDAKESNQVKVRAIASDNLHSPIIYPVAVVNSSRNQDAAKSFVQFIASEQAKVVFQKYGFGVVK; from the coding sequence ATGTTCGTAATAAGTTGCACTGCTAATAATCAAAAATCCTCAACTATAAATATAGAAAAACAGCAAATTAATGTGACAGTTTCAGCCGCTATTAGTTTGAGCAATGCTTTAAAAGAAATTAAGCCAATATATCAGTCTAAGTATCCAGGCGTAAATATTAGTTATAACTTTGGTGCGTCAGGTGCTTTGCAGCAACAAATCTCACAAGGCGCAAATGTTGATGTGTTTTTCTCGGCTGCAACTAAGCAAATGGATGTTTTACAAAAAGCTAATTTAGTAGTAGAGGGAACACGACGCAATTTATTAACTAATAGCCTGGTTTTAATTACTGCAAAAGATGGTGTACCTTTGACAGATTTTAAACAACTAACTGATGGAAAAGTTAAACGTATAGCAATTGGAGAACCTAAAAGCGTACCAGTTGGGCAATATTCACAGGAATTATTAACTAATTTAGGAATTTGGCAGCAAGTTAAACCTAAAGTTGTTTTTGCTAATAATGTTCGTCAGGTGTTAACTTTTGTAGAAACTGGTAATGCTGATGCTGGTATTGTTTATACTACCGATGCTAAAGAATCAAATCAAGTAAAAGTTAGAGCAATTGCCTCTGACAATTTACACTCACCAATTATTTACCCGGTTGCAGTAGTTAACAGTAGTCGTAATCAGGATGCTGCAAAATCATTTGTACAGTTTATTGCAAGTGAACAGGCAAAAGTAGTGTTTCAAAAATATGGTTTTGGTGTAGTTAAATAA
- the modB gene encoding molybdate ABC transporter permease subunit, which yields MQFELSPLWISLKTAGLATVITFFLGIAVAKWMLETKLKAKPIIEAILIAPLVLPPTVVGFLLLLLFGKNSLIGQLLWKFGLSVIFSWQATVITATVVAFPLMYKTALGAFEQIDVNLLGVARTLGASEWAIFWRVMLPLALPGIVAGTILSFTRALGEFGATLMLAGNIPGETQTIPMAIYFAVEAGDMQQALIWVLIILGISLNVLVAVNFWTGYQRRLVASSRDRIALPQPSVILPPNQLTIPTGSPTNKINLFVDIEKPLPNFPLNVSLTSTREVLGILGASGSGKSITLRCIAGLETPLRGKIILNGRVLYDSQKRINLPSKDRRVGFLFQNYALFPHLTVAQNIAFGFHKHKSTVSINQEIETQLTAFQLQGLAKRYPHQLSGGQQQRVAIARALASRPDVLLLDEPFSALDTHLRSQLEQQLIARLANYQGVTLFVTHNLEEAYRVCDNLLVLEQGKAIAFGRKQDIFEHPASFSVAQLTGCKNFSRAIATASQQIQAIDWDCTLNVVEPIPDQLNYVGIRAHQLTFPKDTNKENTFPCWLVNTSETPHRITLYLKLHHPPTSDQDYHLQAEVFKEKWAVIKDRPFPWLIHLHPLQLMLLE from the coding sequence ATGCAATTTGAACTATCACCTTTATGGATATCTTTAAAAACTGCGGGACTGGCTACAGTAATTACTTTTTTTCTAGGTATTGCAGTAGCTAAATGGATGCTAGAAACTAAACTAAAAGCTAAACCAATAATAGAGGCTATATTAATTGCTCCCTTAGTGTTACCGCCAACAGTAGTAGGATTTTTATTATTGTTGTTGTTTGGGAAAAATAGTTTAATTGGTCAATTGTTATGGAAATTTGGGTTAAGTGTAATTTTTTCTTGGCAAGCAACTGTAATTACAGCAACAGTAGTAGCTTTCCCATTGATGTATAAAACAGCATTAGGGGCATTTGAACAAATTGATGTTAATTTACTAGGCGTTGCGCGTACTCTTGGTGCATCAGAATGGGCTATTTTTTGGCGAGTAATGCTACCTTTAGCTTTACCTGGAATTGTTGCAGGAACAATTCTTTCTTTTACTCGTGCGTTAGGGGAATTTGGCGCAACGCTGATGTTAGCGGGTAATATTCCAGGGGAAACCCAAACTATCCCTATGGCAATTTATTTTGCTGTGGAAGCTGGGGATATGCAGCAAGCTTTGATCTGGGTGTTAATTATTTTGGGAATTTCTCTAAATGTACTGGTTGCTGTTAATTTTTGGACTGGATATCAGCGTCGCTTAGTTGCAAGTTCTAGAGATAGAATTGCACTACCTCAACCTAGTGTCATTCTCCCACCAAATCAGCTTACTATTCCCACTGGTTCACCTACGAATAAGATTAATTTATTCGTAGACATTGAAAAACCTCTGCCTAACTTTCCCCTGAATGTCAGCTTAACTAGCACAAGGGAAGTATTAGGAATTTTGGGCGCTTCTGGATCTGGTAAAAGCATAACTCTGCGGTGCATTGCTGGACTAGAAACGCCACTTAGAGGAAAAATAATCTTAAATGGGCGGGTTTTATATGACTCTCAAAAAAGAATAAATTTGCCTAGTAAAGATCGGCGGGTTGGTTTTTTATTTCAAAATTACGCCTTATTTCCTCATCTTACAGTTGCTCAAAACATTGCTTTTGGCTTTCACAAGCATAAATCTACTGTAAGTATCAACCAAGAAATAGAAACGCAACTAACCGCTTTTCAATTGCAAGGGTTAGCCAAGCGATATCCTCATCAACTATCAGGAGGTCAGCAGCAACGGGTAGCTATTGCTAGGGCTTTAGCTAGTAGACCTGATGTATTGTTGTTAGATGAACCTTTTTCGGCATTAGATACACACTTACGCAGTCAGTTAGAACAACAATTAATTGCCAGATTAGCTAATTATCAAGGAGTAACTTTATTTGTTACTCATAATCTTGAGGAAGCTTATCGAGTTTGTGATAATTTATTGGTACTGGAACAGGGGAAGGCGATCGCATTTGGTCGCAAGCAAGATATTTTTGAGCATCCAGCTAGTTTTAGTGTTGCTCAATTAACAGGATGTAAAAACTTCTCTCGCGCGATCGCCACAGCATCACAACAAATTCAGGCAATTGATTGGGATTGTACCCTGAATGTAGTTGAACCTATCCCAGATCAACTTAATTATGTAGGCATTCGCGCCCATCAATTAACCTTTCCTAAAGATACTAACAAAGAAAATACTTTTCCTTGCTGGTTAGTCAATACTAGCGAAACACCCCACAGAATTACATTATATTTAAAACTTCATCATCCACCAACTAGCGATCAAGATTACCATTTGCAAGCAGAGGTTTTTAAAGAAAAATGGGCAGTTATCAAAGACCGCCCGTTTCCTTGGCTAATTCATTTGCATCCTTTACAGCTAATGTTGTTGGAGTAA
- a CDS encoding 2-phosphosulfolactate phosphatase family protein, whose protein sequence is MKLFIYHTPELTPGSEVPECAIAVDVLRATTTIATALNAGAEAVQVFSDLDKLMKVSEEWQPDKRLRAGERGGSTVAGCDLGNSPLDCTPEVVKGKRLFLTTTNGTRALKRVQDASIVLAAALINRAAVVEYVLSQQPETVWIVGSGWEGSYSLEDTVCAGAIAHSLVTQLNCPLNELAGNDEVIAAIALYRQWQDNLLEMFHHASHGQRLLRLNCHEDLKYCSQTDILDVLPIQTEAGVLIKKV, encoded by the coding sequence GTGAAGCTATTTATTTACCACACCCCCGAACTTACCCCTGGATCTGAAGTGCCAGAATGTGCGATCGCTGTTGATGTCCTCCGCGCTACCACTACAATAGCAACAGCACTCAATGCAGGTGCAGAAGCAGTGCAAGTCTTCAGTGATCTAGACAAACTGATGAAAGTCAGCGAAGAATGGCAACCAGATAAACGTCTACGCGCTGGGGAAAGAGGCGGAAGCACAGTAGCAGGTTGTGATTTGGGTAACTCTCCCCTCGACTGCACCCCAGAAGTTGTTAAAGGCAAACGCTTATTTCTTACTACTACCAATGGCACACGCGCCTTAAAGCGAGTGCAAGATGCTTCTATAGTCTTAGCAGCAGCATTAATTAATCGCGCCGCCGTCGTTGAGTATGTGTTATCCCAACAACCAGAAACAGTTTGGATAGTCGGTTCAGGTTGGGAAGGTAGTTATTCCTTAGAAGATACAGTTTGTGCAGGTGCGATCGCGCATAGCTTAGTAACACAACTAAACTGTCCGTTAAATGAACTAGCAGGAAATGATGAAGTTATCGCTGCGATCGCACTTTATCGTCAATGGCAAGATAACTTACTAGAAATGTTCCACCACGCCAGTCACGGTCAACGCTTGCTGCGTCTCAATTGCCATGAAGACTTAAAATATTGCTCTCAAACCGATATTTTAGATGTTTTACCTATCCAAACAGAAGCAGGAGTTTTAATTAAAAAAGTCTAA
- a CDS encoding lipid-A-disaccharide synthase-related protein: MKLLCLSNGHGEDVIAVRILQELQQHPNCPNLAALPLVGEGQAYSGLGIPVIGKMQRMPSGGFIYMDSRQLMRDIKGGLLQLTLAQFKAVRSWAKSGGVILAVGDIVPLLFAWLSGCDYAFVGTAKSEYYLRDEAGVLPRKSWGERSESWWGSVYLPWERWLMSRPRCKAVFPRDKLTTDILQQWSIPAFDLGNPMMDGILPEIPPAIFYERDAELKETKRSLIITLLPGSRPPEAYDNWQQIILAVDGLIKVFSRRSIVLLGAIAPTLNLDSLRQVLVSQGWRKLEEVTELAISLVEDPAAETFTKENCSLILTTNAYSKCLINGDVAIAMAGTATEQFIGLGKPAIAIPGSGPQYTPAFAEAQSRLLGLSLILVKQSIDVATAVQSLFRDPDRLQLIAENGAKRMGEPGAARRISNCLMERLSS, encoded by the coding sequence ATGAAACTACTTTGTCTGAGTAATGGTCATGGGGAAGATGTAATTGCTGTGCGAATTTTGCAGGAATTGCAGCAACATCCTAATTGCCCCAATTTAGCGGCTTTACCTTTGGTGGGAGAAGGACAAGCTTATTCTGGCTTAGGCATTCCTGTGATTGGGAAAATGCAGAGGATGCCTTCTGGTGGCTTTATTTATATGGATAGCCGTCAGTTGATGCGAGATATTAAGGGTGGTTTATTACAACTGACGTTGGCTCAATTTAAGGCTGTGCGTAGCTGGGCGAAGAGTGGTGGGGTAATTTTAGCGGTTGGGGATATTGTACCGTTATTGTTTGCTTGGTTAAGTGGCTGTGATTATGCTTTTGTTGGTACTGCTAAATCTGAATATTATTTGCGGGATGAAGCTGGTGTGTTACCCCGTAAGTCTTGGGGGGAACGTTCAGAAAGTTGGTGGGGTTCTGTTTATTTGCCTTGGGAACGTTGGTTGATGAGTCGCCCCAGATGTAAGGCGGTGTTTCCTAGAGATAAATTGACAACTGATATTTTGCAACAGTGGTCAATTCCAGCTTTTGATTTGGGTAATCCGATGATGGATGGAATCTTACCAGAAATTCCACCAGCGATTTTTTATGAGCGAGATGCGGAGTTAAAGGAGACGAAGCGATCGCTAATTATAACTCTCCTCCCTGGTTCTCGACCTCCAGAAGCTTATGATAATTGGCAACAAATCATCCTTGCGGTGGATGGATTAATTAAAGTTTTTTCTCGACGTTCTATAGTTTTGCTGGGAGCGATCGCACCTACTTTAAATTTAGACTCTTTGCGCCAAGTTTTAGTAAGTCAAGGTTGGAGGAAGCTAGAAGAAGTAACTGAGTTAGCAATTTCTTTAGTTGAAGATCCCGCAGCAGAAACATTTACTAAAGAAAATTGCAGTTTAATTTTGACGACTAATGCTTATAGTAAATGTTTAATTAATGGTGATGTAGCAATTGCAATGGCTGGTACTGCTACAGAACAATTTATTGGGTTAGGGAAACCTGCGATCGCTATCCCAGGAAGTGGTCCCCAATATACTCCGGCTTTTGCAGAAGCTCAAAGTCGTTTATTAGGTTTATCTTTAATATTAGTAAAGCAATCTATTGATGTAGCAACTGCTGTGCAAAGTTTATTTCGTGATCCTGATAGGTTACAGTTAATTGCTGAAAATGGAGCAAAGCGAATGGGAGAACCTGGTGCTGCGCGTCGAATTTCTAATTGCTTGATGGAACGTTTGAGTAGTTAA